The following are encoded together in the Plasmodium knowlesi strain H genome assembly, chromosome: 8 genome:
- a CDS encoding stomatin-like protein, putative, giving the protein MMASKGGGCGRALLRNYPWGRDNQSKLGVARNFYTQRTVRALHISGRDIRIGAITANHTRALHNQHRCTYYTSSDGKKYDKTIWSNLGIVIIPQQTAYIIERLGKYKKTLLAGIHFIIPFIDKIAYVFSLKEETITIPNQTAITKDNVTLNIDGVLYIKCENPYNSSYGIEDAFFAVTQLAQVTMRSELGKLTLDATFLERDNLNEKIVKAINESSKNWGIKCMRYEIRDIILPVNIKNAMEKQAEAERRKRAEILQSEGERESEINIAIGKKKKSILIAEGQSFAIKAKADATAEAIEIISNKIKKLDSNSAISLLIAEQYIDVFSNICKNNNTVIIPADLNNISSLISQSLSIYNNIQNAKRGSSPPQIEALPHDDLAHSEAKD; this is encoded by the coding sequence ATGATGGCATCGAAGGGAGGGGGTTGCGGGAGGGCCCTCCTGCGAAACTACCCTTGGGGGAGGGATAACCAAAGCAAGCTGGGTGTGGCAAGGAACTTCTACACGCAGCGGACAGTGCGTGCCCTGCACATAAGTGGAAGGGATATACGAATTGGAGCAATCACAGCGAACCATACAAGGGCGTTGCATAATCAACACAGATGCACCTACTACACTAGCAGTGATGGAAAGAAGTACGACAAAACCATTTGGAGCAATTTAGGAATTGTTATTATACCACAACAGACAGCATACATAATTGAGCGCctgggaaaatataaaaaaacattattgGCGGGCATCCATTTTATCATCCCCTTTATAGACAAAATAGCCTACGTGTTTTCCCTAAAGGAGGAAACGATAACTATTCCTAACCAGACGGCTATTACAAAGGACAACGTAACATTAAATATTGATGGGGTACTCTACATAAAATGCGAAAACCCGTACAACTCTTCATATGGTATTGAAGACGCTTTTTTCGCTGTAACGCAGTTAGCGCAAGTTACCATGAGATCGGAGTTAGGGAAACTTACCCTAGACGCGACCTTCCTTGAGCGAGATAATCTGaacgaaaaaattgttaaagcTATTAATGAGTCGTCCAAAAACTGGGGTATTAAATGTATGCGGTATGAAATTAGAGATATAATTTTACCAGTTAATATTAAGAATGCCATGGAGAAACAAGCAGAGGCAGAACGGAGGAAGCGAGCAGAAATTTTACAAAGTGAGGGAGAAAGAGAGAGCGAAATTAATATTGCcattggaaagaaaaaaaagtccatTCTTATTGCAGAGGGACAATCATTCGCAATCAAAGCCAAAGCAGATGCTACCGCAGAAGCTATAGAAATTAtttcaaataaaataaagaagctaGATTCTAATAGTGCAATTTCTCTTCTCATTGCTGAGCAGTACATTGACGTTTTTTCCAACATATGTAAGAACAATAACACCGTTATTATTCCAGCCGATTTGAACAACATTAGTAGTTTAATTTCGCAGTCTTTGTCTATATATAATAACATACAGAATGCCAAGAGAGGAAGTTCTCCTCCACAAATTGAGGCCCTCCCACATGATGACTTAGCACATTCCGAAGCGAAGGACTGA
- a CDS encoding 26S proteasome non-ATPase regulatory subunit 9, putative has translation MNLDEFNELVKQRDEIEREIKENVDFLESPENKGVGMKGKLVDPEGFPRNDIDIYSIRVARNKVICLKNDYLDLNKRIEEYLHKVHTSHPPIRVQRSKAKDEPGNEANESSSESQVEDYDESAPGYEKLIEKAKRSTFAMIDEMVENSPSYKAGLRINDYVFQFGDVRKKKKKKSDGNGNENGNGNENEKEYEKENADIFNRIAAYMKDNPTKIKVKILREGKIFFYSVFPNKTVNGLYIGCHLTPTRGLLV, from the coding sequence ATGAACCTGGACGAGTTCAATGAACTGGTAAAGCAGAGAGATGAAATTGAGCGAGAAATCAAGGAGAATGTGGATTTCCTGGAATCCCCAGAAAACAAAGGCGTGGGCATGAAGGGCAAGTTGGTAGATCCAGAAGGATTTCCCAGAAACGATATTGACATATATAGCATCCGGGTTGCAAGGAATAAGGTTATCTGCTTAAAAAACGATTACCTAGATCTGAACAAAAGGATCGAAGAGTACCTCCACAAGGTTCATACTTCTCATCCTCCCATACGAGTACAGAGGAGTAAAGCGAAAGACGAACCGGGTAATGAAGCAAATGAATCTTCATCAGAAAGTCAAGTAGAAGATTATGATGAATCAGCACCAGGTTATGAGAAGCTAATCGAAAAAGCCAAGAGGAGTACATTTGCCATGATCGATGAAATGGTAGAGAATTCCCCTTCATATAAGGCAGGGCTACGAATCAATGATTATGTATTTCAGTTTGGTgatgtacgaaaaaaaaaaaaaaaaaaaagtgatggaaatggaaatgaaaatggaaatggaaatgaaaatgaaaaagaatacGAAAAGGAGAATGCAGACATCTTCAACAGAATTGCAGCTTACATGAAGGACAATCCCACCAAAATTAAAGTTAAAATATTgagagagggaaaaatttttttttattctgtttttccAAATAAGACAGTCAATGGGTTATACATTGGCTGTCACCTGACGCCAACCAGGGGGTTATTGGTATAA
- a CDS encoding CPSF (cleavage and polyadenylation specific factor), subunit A, putative, whose translation MHPREAEGKRKQDNVGLYNFYNNIIPSQSIRTAIHTNIKGNGKKYLLYACSNYLNVCSVDKDGYTSDYTKHAVFAEILELREYIPEKLADSGIKENIKSYVFLLTRKYNLLLLHFDVKLNDFVTISQVNLHETNGMNIEEDITLLLDDRNRTLLFYGYKSILKYIHIDYDDYFNLSHIYTLRLDEGLVIDIIFLKLKHGRGNGATGGGGDGQEEQMKPLQLSTSRHSIDTHDEYSTDLVKTGKGGTHPSNTKNRGDNFITNVGTDIKTEGRSIDPEGSIKHERRSNVTDGQYTTVERIKRQYADKTATLDYDASVNGIFSRGEERNTSNMGFKKGFDEWTCKTENQTQEGHPPMDTFMDNFFSDDIHWENNESRRKIDTHGGYQEERKKGKNKISATICVLYDAKKKESTTYERYIRLIRLYSSNNEEHSGRLSETSASMNPCVKNGFTEYRHMKTSGDSHPYNNNEVNFVKEHKDEEKCIHLMYYKSVVVDSSINKLLCFARNKLMLVGFQFISYVNLETDKDRNFFLSSELRTIRCIEQLSRNKFILSDDYGDLFILTCLYESNPSSLRLKSDSSNAGSSPRDTLIGGDHSVRYETGRFREGIIHGEEMRNRDCNNINSISLQFIGTCSRSNVIVSLFTDIIFLGSQVSDSYLLRMHNYPVCEYEDYNPVEPPALATHSDYHCLSTDRHRHVGDGEDNHNLNDDNGGSIGGHLSIGDATNGKNVNNGNDGINAEKEKNTRFYQHQGGSQDEGFLNGDMVAEHTLLPQSANRNSRLSHCYDENMLRHRSEYGNVTSLESACLNKEEGDLLVHSKSYMQEKKKKKKKFFIEILSVIQNMGPILDFCVVKNKNEEKEIITCNSYGRTGCISIIRNGMKVDIISKLNIGKITNMFVVKYVIHLRKSSPKGSAGGEYVPGGGPSQKRNIQGEEKSRRDENASLNSDDHVNQKEFLRNDIFHNNSEEKRKKPPLHFQAFAYLNEKKSVEIKDIDLCFLNKYYFQNENEIDVLNYANFIYFHIFIICLSYGYHTKVIGVCRETPGARADRNKHGVSREATSNFAEYPHGQKKNQQNDNRDGDDYNSSSNETNEYFPNGYPFYCGRGPSNNHNEICLCEYKDVDVDFTSNTIHFNVLKNFPYLVQVTNRHINLLCCLSLKMVYQLEKDYIFRFSLYNDYLYIYCDRGIEVYSVEERYLQLLHTHEISQAISSFVVYKSLMACTLNSREVVLFNIDHGALDRIRRASRSSAGEGASITNSMNRIPNNDEKWKGRSIFVQANHYTPSLDYFIFISDVQVIDLNDNVYLFVGYSNGVVEYFLLCADRRRVDGTQVNDHSRGGSKKGGESRSRLIHPDHAPTRRGANNNLFRLHKCYLKKKEETLRSIYRDELIKKENQPTHSYKIRITDTMEKQKKERKYKRDLIRYMSETHANVLPYFNTEKNIFTNFSDLHTLCVRDQEDEILLDYDLFHHAQPESDTFICMEDILKRSNPTEHKSNCKEKMHSGDPIAEQDKDNLPDDGEQLSECSRSQYVKCPGVPSRLTNHPFRRKGNGKRHHKEMSLHRKKAKYYFQFFQIYGMSSEESSDEDILSFRTFEMLDAKMKQRMKVAHARDTSNCGSSYCDGRSCSSSKYVFRDDVRSHDADTRKHVGGRNNLLNKIPTAQSESSDSNGDGSHVPTSSGKKAINLNHEMVSEDGPSAATHHGRRRYSQGEARLKVPRISSALDEMSSSDREGKEGKEEKEEGSAEDPSSVIKERKKRKNNLNPRNGNMERRNLCKEEQNSSACQSDYLPTDENQGGHTHTRGAICKKNINNKEYMIEEMKKNKTNLTKRELKEMKEKEDSLSDIFENKIKKQYNDVYVREKEMGSGKYSDVDAQVDADISSDASVCFKNLNNILFDEKVYLKKYVVKSEKILLTKRRKISTCTKSPVKFKTFLKVNSEKNLIDINMSKLSKKCNFLFVCCDNPIIIYSTLKKKISTSKLSIRNVLLVDMFSDFNYLNPFHNFLSFKKKNQNNSYFIFFDGHKLCISYLNEMKKTFMERIPFHRTVEKIAYHADTGLLITACPVEEKHKTNQMMKQIVCFFDPFQNSFKYTYIIPSKFSVSSICIYELASSHSLVADHSVDQMNQVNHPNNKDGALNPPVHTLICVGTANNNERITEPSSGHIYVFVAKKKTNQFEIKHIYTYNVNCGGITHLKQFRDKIVAAVNNTVLILDIRNFLTNLGTYIYNASKAMKVESNDAFLEVASFTPSSWIMSLDVVKNYIVVGDIMTSVTLLSYDFENAILNEVCRDYANIWCTSVSALSEDHFLVSDMESNFLVLQKSNIKFNDEESFKLSLVSQFNHGSVVNKMLSTSLRNLVDEYESEERPNEIVQKERSILCASSEGSISTLIPFSNFIQFKRALCIEIAINDNISSLGNLSHSSYREYKITLASKNCKGVVDGELFKMFFYLPFERQLKTYIYAKWIAKKLNCKLGSFEHFLLDIENLCGLL comes from the exons cacatagacTATGACGACTATTTCAATTTGAGCCATATATACACTTTACGATTGGATGAAGGTCTCGTCATagacataatttttttgaagctCAAACATGGAAGGGGTAACGGTGCAACAGGAGGAGGCGGAGATGGTCAGGAGGAACAAATGAAACCTCTCCAACTGAGCACAAGCAGGCACAGCATCGACACACATGACGAGTATTCAACTGATCTAGTTAAAACTGGAAAGGGAGGCACCCACCCAAGTAACACCAAAAATAGAGGTGATAATTTCATCACCAATGTAGGAACTGATATTaaaacagaaggaagaagcatTGACCCTGAGGGAAGTATTAAACATGAACGTAGGAGCAATGTTACCGATGGACAATACACGACTGTAGAACGAATCAAGAGACAGTACGCAGATAAGACGGCGACCCTTGATTACGATGCTTCCGTGAATGGAATTTTCTccagaggagaagaaaggaacacaTCAAATATGGGGTTTAAGAAAGGATTCGATGAATGGACATGCAAAACTGAGAATCAGACTCAGGAAGGACATCCCCCAATGGACACCTTTATGGATAACTTCTTTTCGGATGACATTCACTGGGAAAATAACGAATCGAGAAGGAAAATCGACACCCATGGAGGGTAtcaagaggaaaggaaaaaagggaagaacaaaataagcGCTACGATATGTGTCTTGTATGAcgctaagaaaaaagaatccaCTACCTACGAGAGGTACATAAGACTGATCCGTTTATATTCTTCCAATAATGAGGAGCATTCCGGCAGGTTAAGTGAAACGAGCGCATCTATGAATCCatgtgtaaaaaatgggttcacTGAATACCGTCATATGAAGACTAGCGGTGACTCTCACCCATACAATAATAATGAagtaaattttgtaaaagaacacaaggatgaagaaaaatgtatcCACCTGATGTATTACAAATCCGTAGTAGTAGACTCCAGCATAAACAAGCTCCTCTGTTTCGCCAGAAATAAATTAATGTTGGTAGGTTTCCAGTTCATTAGCTATGTTAACTTAGAAACAGACAAGGACAGAAACTTTTTCCTGAGCTCCGAATTAAGAACCATAAGGTGTATTGAACAATTGAgtagaaataaatttattcTATCGGATGATTATGGCGATCTCTTCATTTTAACGTGTCTATATGAATCCaatccttcttcccttagACTAAAAAGTGATTCTAGCAATGCGGGTAGCTCCCCTAGGGACACACTTATCGGGGGGGACCATTCTGTACGCTACGAAACGGGAAGATTCCGGGAAGGCATCATCCACGGCGAGGAAATGAGGAACCGAGACTGTAACAACATCAACTCCATCAGCCTGCAGTTCATAGGTACCTGCTCCAGGTCTAACGTAATTGTATCCCTCTTCACCGACATAATATTTCTGGGTTCCCAAGTCAGTGATAGCTATTTGCTGCGAATGCACAATTATCCTGTATGTGAATATGAGGACTACAACCCAGTGGAACCACCCGCACTTGCGACCCACAGTGATTATCATTGTTTGTCAACCGATAGACATAGACATGTCGGAGACGGGGAGGATAACCATAATTTGAATGATGATAACGGAGGATCCATTGGGGGGCACCTCTCTATAGGAGATGCAACGAAcgggaaaaatgtaaacaacGGAAACGATGGAATCAATGcggagaaagagaagaacacCCGATTTTATCAACATCAGGGTGGATCACAGGACGAAGGTTTTCTGAATGGTGATATGGTTGCCGAGCACACCCTGTTGCCCCAAAGTGCCAATCGAAATTCTCGGTTAAGCCACTGTTACGATGAAAATATGCTCCGGCACCGTAGCGAATACGGGAACGTAACATCTTTGGAGAGTGCCTGTCTTAATAAGGAAGAGGGAGACCTCCTCGTACACTCCAAAAGTTATATgcaagagaagaaaaaaaaaaaaaaaaaatttttcatcgaAATATTATCAGTCATACAGAACATGGGGCCAATCTTAGATTTCTGTGTTGTCAAAAATaagaatgaggagaaggaaattatAACATGTAACAGTTACGGAAGAACAGGATGTATATCGATCATTAGGAATGGAATGAAAGTGGATATAATATCCAAACTGAACATTGGTAAAATAACTAACATGTTTGTCGTTAAGTATGTTATTCACCTGAGGAAAAGCTCTCCCAAGGGAAGTGCGGGGGGGGAATATGTTCCTGGAGGAGGACCGTCACAGAAGAGGAACATCCAGGGGGAGGAGAAATCACGAAGGGATGAGAATGCCTCCCTCAATAGTGACGACCATGTCAACCAGAAGGAGTTTTTACGAAACGATATTTTTCACAACAATagtgaagaaaaacgaaagaaaCCACCACTGCACTTCCAAGCATTCGCCTAtctaaatgaaaaaaaaagtgtcgaAATAAAGGATATCGATTTGtgctttttaaataaatattacTTCCAGAACGAGAACGAAATTGATGTTTTGAACTATGCCAATTTTATATactttcacattttcatcatttgttTGTCTTACGGATATCACACCAAGGTAATCGGCGTGTGTAGGGAAACACCAGGTGCAAGGGCAGACAGGAACAAACATGGTGTATCAAGGGAGGCCACTTCAAATTTCGCAGAATATCCACATGGTCAGAAGAAGAATCAGCAGAATGATAACCGTGATGGTGATGATTATAATTCATCGTCCAACGAGACCAATGAGTACTTTCCTAACGGTTATCCTTTTTATTGTGGAAGAGGACCATCGAACAATCACAACGAAATTTGCCTGTGTGAATATAAGGATGTAGACGTAGATTTCACAAGCAACACTATACATTTCAATGTGTTAAAGAATTTTCCTTATCTTGTTCAAGTGACCAATAGACACATCAATCTTCTTTGTTGCTTATCTCTGAAGATGGTGTACCAGTTGGAGAAAGACTACATTTTTAGATTTTCCTTATACAATGACTACCTTTATATTTATTGTGATAGGGGTATTGAGGTGTACTCCGTTGAGGAGAGGTACCTGCAACTTTTGCATACCCACGAGATCAGCCAAGCTATTAGCTCCTTCGTGGTGTACAAAAGCTTGATGGCGTGTACGCTCAACAGTAGGGAAGTGGTTCTCTTTAACATTGACCATGGGGCGCTCGACCGAATTAGAAGGGCATCTCGTAGCTCTGCAGGTGAAGGCGCATCGATAACCAATTCGATGAACAGGATTCCGAACAATGATGAGAAGTGGAAAGGCAGAAGCATCTTCGTCCAGGCGAACCACTACACCCCCTCGTTGGATTACTTCATCTTCATTTCAGATGTCCAAGTGATAGATCTTAACGACAACGTGTACCTCTTTGTTGGATACAGCAACGGGGTCGTAGAATATTTTCTCTTGTGCGCAGATAGGAGGAGGGTGGATGGAACTCAAGTGAATGATCATTCCAGAGGGGGtagcaaaaaggggggagaatCGAGGAGTCGGCTCATCCATCCAGATCATGCACCGACTAGACGCGGAGCTAACAACAACTTGTTCAGGCTGCACAAATGctacttgaaaaaaaaggaagaaacgttACGTTCCATTTATCGAGACGAACTCATTAAGAAGGAGAATCAACCAACACACAGTTATAAAATAAGAATTACGGATACCAtggaaaagcagaaaaaggagagaaaatacaaaagggaTTTAATCAGATACATGTCGGAAACGCATGCCAATGTACTTCCATACTTCAACActgagaaaaatatattcaccaATTTCTCCGACTTACATACCTTATGTGTTAGGGACCAGGAAGATGAAATTTTGTTGGACTATGATTTGTTTCATCATGCGCAACCTGAATCCGACACTTTTATATGCATGGaggatattttaaaaaggagcaaCCCCACTGAACACAAATCAAACTGTAAAGAAAAGATGCATTCAGGTGATCCCATCGCAGAACAGGATAAGGACAACCTTCCTGACGACGGAGAACAGTTGAGCGAATGCAGCCGTAGCCAGTACGTTAAATGTCCAGGCGTACCATCCAGGTTAACCAATCATCCCTtcaggagaaaaggaaatggtAAAAGGCATCACAAAGAAATGAGTCTCCATCGGAAGAAGGCCAAATACtattttcagttttttcaaatttatgGTATGTCATCGGAAGAATCTTCTGATGAAGACATCTTGAGCTTTCGCACCTTCGAAATGTTAGACGCGAAAATGAAGCAGAGGATGAAGGTAGCTCACGCTAGAGACACTTCAAACTGTGGAAGTAGTTATTGCGATGGTAGAAGTTGCAGCAGTAGTAAATATGTTTTTCGTGATGATGTGCGAAGCCATGATGCGGATACGCGTAAGCATGTCGGAGGGAGGAACAATCTATTGAACAAAATTCCAACTGCTCAAAGCGAATCGTCTGATTCTAACGGAGATGGTAGCCATGTGCCTACTTCATCAGGGAAGAAAGCCATAAATTTGAACCACGAAATGGTTAGCGAGGATGGTCCCTCCGCCGCTACCCACCATGGAAGAAGGAGATACTCTCAGGGGGAGGCGAGGCTCAAAGTCCCGAGGATTTCCAGCGCATTGGACGAAATGAGTTCGAGTGAccgggaagggaaggaagggaaggaagaaaaggaggaggggtCGGCAGAAGATCCCTCGTCAGTGATaaaggaacggaaaaaaagaaagaacaatcTTAATCcaagaaatggaaatatggaaagaaggaatttgTGCAAAGAAGAGCAAAATTCCAGTGCTTGTCAATCGGATTATCTCCCTACTGATGAAAACCAAGGGGGCCATACCCACACGCGCGGGGCgatttgtaaaaagaacataaatAATAAGGAATACATgatagaagaaatgaaaaagaacaaaacaaatttaACGAAAAGGGAACTGAAAgagatgaaggaaaaggaagatagtCTTAGTGACATTTtcgaaaacaaaataaagaaacaATACAACGATGTCTATGTccgagaaaaagaaatgggaTCAGGAAAATATAGTGATGTAGATGCACAAGTAGATGCAGATATATCATCAGATGCATCTGTATGTTTTAAAAATCTGAACAATATTCTCTTTGATGAAAAAGTCTATCTAAAAAAATACGTTgtgaaaagtgaaaaaatattattaaccaagaggagaaaaatttccACATGTACAAAAAGTCCAGTGAAGTTTAAAACATTCTTAAAAGTTAATTCGGAAAAAAATCTTATCGATATTAACATGAGCAAGCTTAgtaaaaaatgcaattttcttttcgtttgTTGCGACAATCCTATTATTATATACTCCAcactgaagaaaaaaatatccaccTCCAAGCTATCCATCAGGAATGTACTCCTTGTCGACATGTTTAGCGACTTTAATTACCTCAATCCTTTTCATAACTTCCTgtcgtttaaaaaaaaaaatcagaataACTCCTACTTCATATTTTTCGATGGACATAAATTGTGTATTTCATACCTAAACGAGATGAAGAAAACGTTTATGGAGAGAATTCCCTTCCATAGAACTGTTGAAAAAATAGCCTACCACGCTGATACGGGATTGCTTATTACGGCTTGTCCTGTGGAGGAgaaacacaaaaccaaccaGATGATGAAACAAATCGTCTGCTTCTTCGACCCTTTCCAAAATTCCTTCAAGTACACCTATATCATTCCCTCCAAGTTTAGCGTCTCGagcatatgtatttatgaATTGGCGTCCAGCCATTCCCTGGTTGCAGATCACTCTGTAGATCAAATGAACCAGGTGAATCACCCCAACAACAAAGACGGGGCTCTTAACCCCCCCGTACACACACTAATTTGCGTGGGTACGGCTAACAACAACGAACGCATCACAGAGCCATCTTCCGGGCACATCTATGTCTTCGTGGCCAAGAAGAAGACCAACCAGTTTGAAATCAAGCACATCTACACTTACAATGTCAACTGCGGCGGGATCACACATTTGAAGCAGTTCCGTGACAAGATCGTCGCGGCGGTGAACAACACG GTCCTCATACTTGACATTAGAAATTTTCTGACCAACTTAGGTACATACATCTACAACGCGAGCAAAGCTATG AAAGTAGAGAGCAACGATGCCTTCCTGGAGGTGGCCTCCTTTACGCCGAGCTCCTGGATTATGAGTCTGGATGTTGT AAAGAACTACATCGTCGTCGGGGATATCATGACGTCAGTGACACTCCTGTCTTACGattttgaaaat GCCATTCTCAACGAAGTGTGCAGGGACTACGCGAATATTTGGTGCAC ATCCGTCAGTGCTTTGTCGGAGGACCACTTTCTCGTCTCGGACATGGAGTCCAACTTCCTCGTTTTGCAAAA ATCAAATATTAAGTTCAACGATGAAGAGTCCTTCAAGCTATCG TTGGTTTCACAATTCAACCATGGAAGCGTCGTCAACAAAATGTTGTCGACGTCGTTGAGGAACCTGGTCGATGAGTACGAATC tGAGGAGCGCCCAAACGAAATTGTACAGAAGGAGCGGAGTATTCTGTGCGCCTCCAGCGAAGGTTCAATCAGCACCctcattcccttttccaACTTTATACAATTTAAGAGGGCCTTGTGCATCGAAATTGCTATAAACGACAATATATCATCCCTCGGAAATTTGAGTCACAGCTCTTACCGAGAATACAAAATCACCTTGGCCTCCAAAAACTGCAAAGGTGTAGTCGACGGAGagctttttaaaatgttcttttATTTGCCCTTCGAGCGACAGCTGAAGACATATATTTACGCCAAGTG GATCGCCAAAAAGTTGAATTGCAAGCTCGGGAGCTTCGAACACTTTTTGCTGGACATAGAAAATTTGTGTGGCCTTTTGTGA